Proteins from a single region of Streptomyces spinoverrucosus:
- a CDS encoding helix-turn-helix transcriptional regulator, giving the protein MVTCLLHPGLLRPDMDDMRRLRPLNPAAALSLLLRNAAEDIAKRRQAETRLAEAFGPLLVFGSERLSPAEPSELILLKGLGSIKHAIAEAMTSASSELLAMQPYNGQPPAAARLAKALDRDQALFDRGDPIGTTYQHTQRHIPAVVAHYEQLNGDAEARTLNQVTDRLLVVDRTVAFIHANKDRTLALETCHSTQIGYFTITFDRLGSWQRSCIWRQSSSAHPSGHHPLPASHREPAGRAQLGYLIGQSGILDQEG; this is encoded by the coding sequence ATGGTGACCTGCCTGCTGCACCCCGGACTGCTCCGCCCGGACATGGACGACATGCGCCGGCTGCGACCACTCAACCCTGCAGCGGCTCTCTCGCTGCTGCTGCGAAATGCCGCCGAGGACATCGCCAAGCGCCGCCAGGCCGAGACACGTCTGGCCGAAGCGTTCGGGCCGCTCCTGGTCTTCGGCTCAGAGCGCCTCTCACCAGCGGAACCATCGGAGCTCATTCTTCTGAAAGGCTTGGGCTCCATCAAACACGCCATCGCCGAGGCCATGACCTCCGCCTCTAGCGAACTCCTCGCTATGCAGCCCTACAACGGCCAGCCGCCGGCCGCCGCCCGTCTGGCAAAGGCTTTGGACCGTGACCAGGCCTTATTCGACCGAGGCGACCCTATAGGCACCACCTATCAGCACACACAGCGCCACATCCCCGCTGTAGTCGCTCACTACGAGCAGCTGAACGGCGACGCCGAGGCACGCACGCTCAACCAGGTCACCGACCGCCTCCTCGTCGTCGACCGCACCGTCGCCTTCATCCACGCCAACAAGGACCGCACACTCGCCCTCGAAACCTGCCACTCGACCCAGATCGGCTACTTCACCATCACCTTCGACCGCCTTGGTTCATGGCAACGTTCATGTATTTGGAGGCAGTCGTCCAGCGCCCACCCATCAGGGCATCACCCCCTGCCGGCGAGCCATCGCGAGCCTGCTGGCCGAGCACAACTCGGCTACCTCATAGGGCAGTCGGGGATCCTTGATCAGGAAGGCTGA